In Vitis vinifera cultivar Pinot Noir 40024 chromosome 4, ASM3070453v1, the genomic window GAGAGGAATGAGAACCCTAAAacgagagaagaagaaaacctgAAATGATAAAATGGAGCAAATATTTATAGGTGGATGGTAAAGTTGTAATTTCATATTCGGGGCGGGTCAAATTATTACTAAACCCGATCCCAACCCCGAACCcaatttgggtttttaaaaaaaaactgaaccCGGCCCATCCTCGATTTCTATGTTCCCAAACCTGTTCTAATAGGGGCAGGTTGGGGCAGGTGACCCAAAAAACCCGCGAAATTGTCATTCCTATAAGGGAGCAAGGATGAATACTGGTAGGGTCCATTTCCATATCCCCAAAAATTGTTGCCCTTTGTTTCACCCAAAAAACTCACTTGCATGCCCGTCACCACCAAACCCCTTTTCATGCCAATAAAATCTTGCATTTTTCTTCCTATAAGAGCCTGCCTTTTTTTCAACCAATGGAGCTCATTTTTGGCCTTCAATTGTTACTTATAAATAATAGGCTTATGGAGATCATTTGAAAAGATTGAGAAAATTCCAACTACAAGAGTTGTacataaaagtgaaaaaaaaaaaaaagtagtggATATCACACGGAGTGTGAGAGAAAAAATTAGTGCTCCACAAAAAGAGTACTTAGTGATAAAATTGTGAGCATATCTTAGGGTGTGTGAAActttaagtaaagaaaatactttaataatattttatctcaATTCTATTATATATTGAATTCTTTTCTCCACTTtatcccatggaggtctccctTATTTTGAGGGTTTTATTATGTAAATTAAGTGTTCCTTTCTTGTACACTTTTATTTATGTGGATTGACACTATCAcccatttattcatttaaatttttcaagATTGGCATAGCTACTCAATtacttatttaaatttcttaagGTTGGCATAGCTACTCaactatttatttaaatttctaaaagttGGCATAACCACCCAACTTGTCATTTCATTTCCTGTGAATTGATATTGCCACCCAATTATTAATTGACAATTATCGTGGATTGGCAAAGCCACCAAAATAGGATTGGAGATTGATCTCTTAGAATAAACAATACTTGtcaaaaaatgggaaaattggAAGGTTTCGGAGATgtttgttttcttaaatttaaaattaaatggtACTTAATAGTgctaatattaaattattagttttttaaatattttatttctattagatattaaaaaaaatcaatatatcatttttagtattaggaaaaaaaatcaaatatcttgatttttgtctattcaataaaaatttaataaataagtaataaattaacaaaaagtaaataaataaataaataaaaaaacacaaactatTTGAAATCCGAAAACAAGTTGTTTTTtaaccaccaaaaaaaaaaaggggtagtttaaaaaacaaacaactacATGCATTTGGAGAGGGTGCTGAAACAATACAAGTTTTCAACAAAGTGACCAAAGGTGAAAGGCAAAGGCGAAAGGAATCTTTCATCAAATCCCTTAGGGAGGGGGCTAGAGTTATGCTAGAATGCAGGATTTCTTTGTGCACTTCAAGCATGTATGGTGGTGTATCATGTGCCCTACTACTTTTTTGGTCCTGTTTCAAAAATCTCTTTTTGGCCATAAAAGAAGAGTAGAGATCTGTAAACATACAAAACTAACCATGCTcccaattaataatttattaagcaTAAAAACATCACCAAGGCAACACTGGAACAGTGGaaccctctttttctttttgtctagGAGTCGACGCGCACAAGCGCCAGAGCTTCACCAGCCTGCAATTTGGTAGAGAGGCGGAGTTTTCTATAATCCTCATAGGTGACGGGAACAAAAAGGCGAGGGTGTTCGGAGTCCACCAGCTCCGGCGGGGCTTCCACTGCTGCATCCTTGGGCCCTAGCAGAAAAGAAGCAATTGACAATCGCACTGCTGCCTCCTTGCATTGTACCCTATGCTTCACGTTGCACAATCTTCCGTTGCTCCACACCTTCATTGCCACACCACCAAACGTGTTTCAGAACATGAACGTGAACGTGAACGTGTAAGGAAAAACAACattgaattgaaatattttgagaGCATTAGTTGATTTGCCAACCGTGGCAATGTCTCCCAGATTGACAAGGAGAGTCCCTGGCATGGGATCCACCGCAACAAATGCGCCAGACTTGTCCATCACTTCAAGGCCCCCTACATTTTCATCGTCCTGGAGTATGGTAAGGAAGCTGGAATCTGTGTGGATTTGGACGCCCGGGGAACCCACAGTTTCAGGAGTGAAGTTGTATTTGTTTATCCTAAACTGGCAGGGCCATTCCTTGAACAAATCGCCTCCTAACCCCATGGTTTCTGCCAGCTTGTTCCCGATATCCATGGCCAGCTCCTGCACTGCTTTGGCGTAGATCTTTATTGTCTCCCTGGTGGTAATTAAAACTCAAAAAGAGTTCACTTCATGGAACTACTGAATTAATTAATGGATATTAGAGTCCTTTTGGaaggtttttgaaaacatttgtgTATTATTTTTAGCAACTAAATTCTGTTTGAGATTGCTCACGacactatttaaaaaaagcaATTGAAGACTTaaaatttgttcttaaaaaacatgttttcagatcaaattctcaaaaaaaccAGTTTTATGTTCTGAAATAACAGTTTCCAAAGAGGGTTCAATTTCTTCCCAAACCAACAATCCCTTTCCCATCTCATGGGATTGGAAGGTGAGCAGTTTACTCTTTGCCTTTTAAGTGTTATATTAAGAGAATATGGTTTGAATCAAACACTGATTTATCATGGAAAAAttactgagaaaaaaaaaacagaggaagaaGACAACTGAAAGGAGTTTGAAATTATTGTTTCTTCTTAAAAGCAGGGAATTTTTGCACAGGTTtcttcaatttaataatttttcttcttgaaCCAACTTGACCCTGTTTAGCGGACTCTCCTCTGATTTCCGGTTAGATCTCTTGTGCTAAACaaccaagagaaaaaaaaatgcagaatgCAAAAAGCAAAAGGGTGATTCTAATTCTAAgaacatgaaaagaaaattgaagaaaaaataatagttgagaagaaaataagaaactatGAAGAAAAcattaggaaataaaaaataaaaagagagacCTTTGGTGAGGAGAGGCATCTAACTGAGAACAAAATGCATCCACAGCCTGGTGGGAGGCCATGTCGTAGAGACCCAAGGCCTCGTAAAGAGGATTGACCTTGCTGGGTGCCATGTAGCCGCTGCCAGCTATCACGTCAGTGTTCCGGCGTTTGACTTCCAGGGGAAGGTCAAGGAGAGATCCGACGACGGACTTCATTTCAGACAATAAAGATGGAGGGATGCTATGGTTAACAACTCTGAAACAACCCCATTCCTCGCATGCTTCTCTCAGCCTCCGGAATTGCCTAGGAAAGTCTTGCATATCAATCGACGGGATGTCGCCGGCGGCCATTTCCTTTGCTTCTCTCGTCTCATCTCCTTTCTGCTCTCCCCTGAATTTATACTCGACACTAGAGAGGCCGTCCTAGTTTGGGTTGTTCTTTTGTGGGGATACAAAACACACATATTCCACGTCAACCACACGTGACCAGACATCATGTCGCAGGTATTGCTTCATATGGGGCCCACTTTATGTAAAATTTCGCGACCTGTCGCGTCCCCATTGCTACGTCTTGAAATCCACTTACGTCAAAAGTTGTTGATCGGCCCCACTTGTGTCGAAAGTTGTCGGTCCTTTGACTTCCTTTTTCCCCGTTCTTCCTTTTAGCCATGCGTGGCTGCTCAAAATGGAGTCAGGAGTTTACAACTTTCCCTTTGATTAAAATGATCATTTGGACTTTTTCTCGTACTGCTGTTCAAAATGGTCTCATAATTCTTTTTAATCAATATCTggaaatacaaattttaaatcattttttaaaattacaacttgtaattattttgttgCTCTTTGATAATTTTGGAGGATAAAgtgttaattttttaacataaaaggTAAAATATAAGTCACgtcaaaaattgaaaagataatatatatttaatccaCTTTAAACttattgtttgtaatttatatatatatttctttaaaaaaataaaattgccaACATTAGTTTAAAAATCCTTACggtttatattatatttgtaaaACAGTCTGATTTGACTCCAAACTCTTACCTTTgaaattgttttcttaaaattgattattttttaaacaaatttaaggtGGCTTTTTATAAAGGATTATAAACAAGATTCTTATACTATAAGTATAGTATCTTAaagtaagttaaaaaaaattattttttgatattaattttatcctttaaaataattgagaatATCTTTTAATAACTGCTTTTTAAAAACAGTAAAATATTGCCTAATAGGTTGTTAGTTTTACAATTGGCTAAGCAACGGCGGACGAGTCAGGGCACATGGGAGTTGGGACATATGCCCccatcaattttctttttcatttttataaaaaaaaatggaatgttagaggatttttaaaaataaaataaaaatagagattTTGCCccctaaaaaatattaatttaatttaaatttttgaaaaaaaaaattgcattttaatgttattaataaaaaataatactaatcctcaaatatttaaataaaagtaactgaataaattttaaatgaagctgcaaaccaaataaaatattttttaaaagcccTTTAATGATCTTACTTAATAtatccctttttattttatcttcattcatttttttctcaagtAGACTTAAtctattttccatattttagtgaatgtaacattttttattttgatataatttttccaatataattatattttacaattttttgtgataaaTTCTCAATCCATTTccatttgaaacttttaaatttattttgatatttagtttttagcattgaagataatatttagttttttcatttaaggTGACATATCACTATACTAAAACTCtgattatcaaaattttaaaaatttaattcacaATTCTTTTACACTTTTTAGttcatttgaattttcttttggtaaaatctaattttgactatttttttttaatacatacaTATAATCAGTCTCTAAAATCCATCACTTATTGtaatatataaagattatttaGACCCTTAAGTTTTCTGGTAGTGCTGCTAGGCGTTCGTCTTTTTCTTATAGCATTCCTGGAACAAAGTGTTGCGCAAAAGTTAGGCGTGAAGTTATGTTGCCTCATAAGTCATAAGACTCAATAACACGGAGTGCGTGTAGCGCCTCTGTTCCAgatgataaaagaaatttttatttcatgtttaaCGGTTCCACGTGTGAAATGGTGGAAGAACATTAACCCCAATATCCGAACGTCTTCTACTCAAATTCCACATGATAAATTCAGTACCAGTCCTTAAAACTCATTTGCTTTTTGCATATTGCCTAAATGAAGTAAATATTGCCCAAGTGAAGTAATATTTGCTCAAGCGAAGTGACGAGGATACATAGATGTGATCTTCAAACTTCCATTGTGACGAGGAATTACAACAGAAAACCTCACTCAAGACATGATTGTGGTTGTCACTCTTACAatttaagaaagagaaaattgaagGTATATTACCCAATAATAAAGGTCAAGAAAAATATACAAGCCCCAAGCCCTGCCAGACTATACAATTAAGTTGTTCTTCCCCACAAAACCCCAACTACCAATCTGCATCACTAGCAAATTTGCCCAGATAAATCTTGCATCAAGTCCTCTATGGCACTCTACATGGAGTGCCGACCATCTGTTCTCTCTCTCATATTCCGTTCTTCTTGGATTtcttcaaaatcatcatcatctccCCTTCTTCCAGCTTGTTCCTTCCAGTAtgcaaccaactttttcaaacgAACAATTTCTTTTGATGAAACATTTTTGCTTGCATCATTTACAATTGACCGGACCCTAGATGC contains:
- the LOC100246634 gene encoding 2-oxoglutarate-dependent dioxygenase DAO — translated: MAAGDIPSIDMQDFPRQFRRLREACEEWGCFRVVNHSIPPSLLSEMKSVVGSLLDLPLEVKRRNTDVIAGSGYMAPSKVNPLYEALGLYDMASHQAVDAFCSQLDASPHQRETIKIYAKAVQELAMDIGNKLAETMGLGGDLFKEWPCQFRINKYNFTPETVGSPGVQIHTDSSFLTILQDDENVGGLEVMDKSGAFVAVDPMPGTLLVNLGDIATVWSNGRLCNVKHRVQCKEAAVRLSIASFLLGPKDAAVEAPPELVDSEHPRLFVPVTYEDYRKLRLSTKLQAGEALALVRVDS